The following is a genomic window from Merismopedia glauca CCAP 1448/3.
CCCAATTGCTGTTACTTGATGAACCAACCGAAGGGATTCAACCTTCAATCATTCTAGAAATTGAAGCTGCTATCCGCAAGATTGTGGCGACTAGCGGACTTTCTGTGCTGTTAGTGGAGCAACATTTGCATTTTGTTCGCCAAGCAGATCGCTATTATGCCATGCAAAAAGGTGGGATTGTGGCTTCTGGTTCGACTGCTGAACTGAGTCAAGATGTAATTCAAAGGTTTTTAGCGGTTTGAGGTATGGCGAACTCAAATCGTTGACTCATATACTCTTTAATGAGGGGTTGGAGAGTGTATCTGACAGAAGATTGGTCTGTGGTCAGGAAGATCGCTTTTTCAATGAGCGATCGCTCTACTAGTAAATTCAATATTTCTCCTAACTTAGCTTCGGAAATAGGAGTAATAATTTGCTCTAGGATTTCTCTGTATCCTAAAGATTTTTTGGCTGTGACTAAACAGTACATAATCTGCTTTTCTAAGCTGGAAAGACACTCAAAATGATGTTCTAAAATTTCTTCTATTTTCCCAAATATGGCGGGAAATCTTGACCGAATCTGGGCTGAATTATCTTGGTTTTGACAGCTAGTTTTGATAGTTGTAGCTAATAGTTTTAAAGCTAGAGGATTGCCTTGATAATGATGGCTGAAGAAGCTACTTTCGGCTGCTGAAACCGCAAATCCTCTATTTTTGAACAGCAGATGGGCTTCATTATTTGATAAGCCTGTTAGTTCAATTTTTTGGATTGCTAGTTCGCCATTTTGCCAAGTACATATTTCATTAATTGGGTTCCTACTAATAATTACGATCCTAGTATTATGACTATTAATCAGGATTTTTTTAATAAAAAGCAAATATATTTCTAGATTTTTAGCTGCTTCTAGATTATCGATTACTAGCAAAGATTTAGATTGACTAAATTTGTGAATAAAATTATCTGAGTTTAATTCACTAATTTCCGCTCCATTTATTAATATGTTTAACTCAGTTAGCCAATCACTAAAACTAGAATAGTTGAGGAGAGATGTCCAAAAACAACTTTCGTAATTTTCCGCGATCGCCTCTAATAAGTGAGTAGCTAAAACAGTTTTTCCAATCCCAGCTACACCAGAAATTACCACTAAACGCTGATTGCGTTCGAGCAAATTGAATTTTAGTTGCGCTAATTCCAGATTTCTGCCGATAAAATCTGGATATTTCACAATTTCTCCTGACTTAAATCCTCTTGTTGGGAGAGGATTAGCTGATAAACTTAGCAAATTTAGATCTGATTCTAAGTGAAGTTGCCAGCGATCGTATTTTCTTTCTAATGCAGAACGAAAATTTTTCTTACTGACTTTTTCAGCTAATAATTCTGACAATAATTTCCAAAATTTGGGACCAATATCATGTTTGATATATTCAGCCGTGCAGCCGTAATTAGCGGCAATATCGCCATAGGTTTCTCCTCTCAATGCCCCTTTTAAGATAGCAACTTCAATATCTTTTAAATGTCTTTTCTTTTGACTAAAAACGATAGCATCTGCTATTTTAAAAGTTTGTTCAAGGTTCATATTTACTACTCCATTGTAGTTAGTAAGATTTTGTAAGGAGTAGAAAAACTACAAAGTGTTTTCGTACAGTATATATAGGGCGATCGCCTCTCAGTTATGCAGATAGGTAGTTGCTGAGATCGGGGATGATTAGATTTATCTACACGCTGCACCAGGTCTATTCCGGAAAATTCACTGAGGAAAGTTTAACCTTAACTTTCATTAACTTTCCTGACTAGACTAAATTCTTGGTTCCTTAACTTATCCATATCGACGGTCGGAAATTAAAGAGTAAAGTTGAATAATAAATGAGCAAGGTTTGGACTGTGAATCAGTAAATTACCTCAATAAAATAGATGCGATCGCTTGTAATTATCTCTGGAGTTGCAACCGTGTTAGAAAATGATTTAATAACTAAAATTATGGCTCAGGAAGGCTTAACTTCTGGCAAATATTTGACAGAATTTCAGCGAAAGTTGCTCCAAAAAAAGCTAATGACAGATATATCAGATAAATATAAAATGCGTCTGCAAATTATGTTATTAGCCGATTTGGGAAAAACTCAAACCGAAATTATTGAAATTTTAGAATGTGCGCCAGCTACTGTAAGACACTGGATGCTAGTGGCAGCCAGTGGAAAAGCTCATAATTGGGAATCTAGCCCTCTAGGTCGTCCAAAAGCCGTAAATCAAAAGTATTTACAGAGATTAAAGGAATTGGCTAGTCAAAGTCCGAGGGAATGCGGTTACTTTTTTCGGCGATGGACTGCTAATTGGTTGAGCAAACATTTGGCGAAAGAATTTGGAATTGAAGTGAGCGATCGCCATATTAATCGCTTGTTAAAAGAGATGGGTTTATCTACTAGAAATAAACCTGTTGTTAGTCATTCTCAAACTGAAAAAG
Proteins encoded in this region:
- a CDS encoding NB-ARC domain-containing protein, which encodes MNLEQTFKIADAIVFSQKKRHLKDIEVAILKGALRGETYGDIAANYGCTAEYIKHDIGPKFWKLLSELLAEKVSKKNFRSALERKYDRWQLHLESDLNLLSLSANPLPTRGFKSGEIVKYPDFIGRNLELAQLKFNLLERNQRLVVISGVAGIGKTVLATHLLEAIAENYESCFWTSLLNYSSFSDWLTELNILINGAEISELNSDNFIHKFSQSKSLLVIDNLEAAKNLEIYLLFIKKILINSHNTRIVIISRNPINEICTWQNGELAIQKIELTGLSNNEAHLLFKNRGFAVSAAESSFFSHHYQGNPLALKLLATTIKTSCQNQDNSAQIRSRFPAIFGKIEEILEHHFECLSSLEKQIMYCLVTAKKSLGYREILEQIITPISEAKLGEILNLLVERSLIEKAIFLTTDQSSVRYTLQPLIKEYMSQRFEFAIPQTAKNL
- a CDS encoding helix-turn-helix domain-containing protein → MRSLVIISGVATVLENDLITKIMAQEGLTSGKYLTEFQRKLLQKKLMTDISDKYKMRLQIMLLADLGKTQTEIIEILECAPATVRHWMLVAASGKAHNWESSPLGRPKAVNQKYLQRLKELASQSPRECGYFFRRWTANWLSKHLAKEFGIEVSDRHINRLLKEMGLSTRNKPVVSHSQTEKEQIRILDLPQDLWQKLSFNTSHQD